The Microbacterium sp. Nx66 genome contains a region encoding:
- a CDS encoding threonine/serine ThrE exporter family protein, producing the protein MPARSPQRLLHSVRRLLHTDPSTVAHTEAMPVIDEHTVPRVLDLATRIGESMFAVGASAHEVTLAITRVCEAYGLKGVQVDVTYNSITVSFHLSGEVWPETLVRVVRVAAPDHAKLQRVQALVADIDGGLDLESARTAFRVIRRVPFRYQQPVVIVARALLAVGVSIMLGASPLIVGLTFVAALGAALTQAGLARLRVPLFFSQIAGGLVTTVVAVAVSALGSAGIEPFVGIRPSIIVASGIVLMLAGLTVVGAAQDAIDGFALTAGGRILDLTMQTLGVVIGILVGLELGGVLGFTMELPDDPAPFGPLLNQFAGAIIIAVAVAVFNGAGIRIILVSALLSAVTLAGYAGTVALQLHPAAASAVGALLASFIGMLIAHNLHVPSVAVTTAAIVPLVPGVAVFQGLLEVVHAAGTSTGMLTVGGSLIDAAVIGIALASGASLGLYLGTPVRATLAGVAKTRARVRR; encoded by the coding sequence ATGCCCGCGCGTTCCCCTCAGCGACTGCTCCACTCCGTCCGCCGGCTGCTGCACACCGATCCGTCCACCGTCGCCCACACCGAGGCGATGCCCGTGATCGACGAGCACACCGTCCCGCGGGTCCTCGATCTCGCGACGCGCATCGGGGAGTCGATGTTCGCGGTCGGCGCCTCCGCCCACGAGGTCACGCTCGCGATCACCCGCGTGTGCGAGGCCTATGGACTCAAGGGCGTGCAGGTCGACGTGACCTACAACTCGATCACGGTCTCCTTCCATCTCAGCGGGGAGGTGTGGCCGGAGACCCTCGTCCGCGTGGTCCGCGTCGCCGCCCCGGACCACGCCAAGCTGCAGCGCGTGCAGGCGCTCGTGGCCGACATCGACGGCGGCCTGGACCTGGAATCCGCGCGCACCGCCTTCCGCGTCATCCGCCGCGTGCCCTTCCGCTATCAGCAGCCCGTGGTGATCGTCGCACGGGCGCTCCTCGCGGTCGGGGTGAGCATCATGCTCGGGGCCTCTCCGCTCATCGTGGGTCTCACGTTCGTCGCGGCCCTGGGGGCGGCGCTCACCCAGGCGGGCCTCGCCCGGCTGCGGGTGCCGCTGTTCTTCAGCCAGATCGCCGGGGGCCTCGTCACCACGGTCGTCGCGGTGGCTGTCTCGGCGCTCGGCAGCGCGGGGATCGAACCGTTCGTCGGCATCCGTCCGTCGATCATCGTCGCCTCGGGCATCGTGCTCATGCTCGCCGGGCTCACCGTGGTGGGCGCGGCGCAGGACGCCATCGACGGCTTCGCGCTCACCGCCGGCGGGCGCATCCTCGACCTGACGATGCAGACGCTCGGCGTGGTGATCGGCATCCTCGTCGGGCTGGAGCTCGGTGGCGTGCTGGGCTTCACGATGGAGCTCCCGGACGACCCGGCGCCGTTCGGTCCCCTGCTCAACCAGTTCGCGGGGGCCATCATCATCGCGGTCGCGGTGGCCGTGTTCAACGGCGCCGGGATCCGCATCATCCTCGTCAGCGCCCTGCTCAGCGCCGTCACCCTCGCCGGGTACGCGGGCACCGTCGCGCTCCAGCTGCACCCGGCCGCGGCGAGCGCGGTCGGAGCATTGCTGGCGAGCTTCATCGGCATGCTCATCGCACACAACCTGCACGTGCCCTCGGTCGCGGTGACGACGGCGGCGATCGTCCCGCTCGTCCCCGGCGTCGCGGTCTTCCAGGGCCTGCTCGAGGTCGTGCACGCGGCGGGCACCTCCACCGGGATGCTGACCGTGGGCGGATCGCTCATCGACGCCGCCGTGATCGGCATCGCCCTCGCCTCCGGCGCCTCCCTCGGGCTCTACCTCGGAACGCCGGTGCGGGCGACTCTCGCCGGGGTGGCGAAGACCAGGGCGCGCGTGCGCCGCTGA
- a CDS encoding GNAT family N-acetyltransferase — MDTLSLRPWSADDLPLLRAANTPEMTVHLNGPESAAEVQARHERYLRLVADGEALMFAIIDDEGQPLGSIGAWRITWQDEPAWETGWFVLPAAQGRRVAARALALLVDVLRGRVGDGRLLLAFPAVDNPASNAVCRRGGFTRRGTITEDFRGAELTVNEWVLDLAADSSTG; from the coding sequence GTGGACACACTGAGCCTCCGGCCCTGGTCGGCCGACGATCTCCCTCTCCTGCGGGCGGCGAACACCCCGGAGATGACGGTGCACCTCAACGGGCCGGAGAGCGCGGCGGAGGTGCAGGCGCGTCACGAGAGGTACCTGCGTCTCGTCGCAGACGGCGAGGCCCTGATGTTCGCGATCATCGACGACGAGGGGCAGCCTCTCGGCTCGATCGGCGCGTGGCGGATCACGTGGCAGGACGAGCCCGCGTGGGAGACCGGCTGGTTCGTGCTGCCTGCCGCGCAGGGCCGGCGGGTGGCCGCCCGCGCTCTCGCTCTGCTCGTCGACGTGCTCCGTGGTCGAGTGGGGGACGGGCGGCTCCTGCTCGCGTTCCCCGCGGTCGACAACCCCGCGTCGAACGCCGTGTGTCGTCGCGGCGGGTTCACTCGCCGGGGAACGATCACGGAGGACTTCCGCGGGGCCGAGCTCACGGTCAACGAGTGGGTGCTCGACCTCGCCGCCGACTCCTCGACGGGATGA
- a CDS encoding DUF1269 domain-containing protein, which translates to MAELIVISYDTESDAEGAYNRVQALQDDLVVELAGLALVKVDGEGKTKVEYPGAGSRIGLGVASGALFGALIGILFFIPVAGLVFGGLLGALFSGLDKTGIDAEFRDRVKATVTAGKSAVVIYALKLTEDKFAEALAPYNGTVVQTSLSKEDEAELVRDLGGH; encoded by the coding sequence ATGGCTGAACTGATCGTCATCTCCTATGACACCGAGAGCGACGCGGAGGGCGCCTACAACCGCGTCCAGGCCCTGCAGGACGACCTCGTCGTCGAGCTCGCGGGCCTCGCGCTCGTGAAGGTCGACGGGGAAGGCAAGACGAAGGTGGAGTACCCGGGCGCCGGGAGCAGGATCGGCCTGGGCGTCGCGTCTGGTGCCCTGTTCGGCGCGCTGATCGGCATCCTGTTCTTCATCCCGGTCGCCGGCCTGGTGTTCGGCGGCCTGCTCGGGGCCCTGTTCTCCGGTCTCGACAAGACCGGCATCGACGCCGAGTTCCGCGACCGGGTCAAGGCCACCGTGACGGCCGGCAAGTCGGCCGTCGTCATCTACGCCCTCAAGCTCACGGAGGACAAGTTCGCCGAGGCGCTCGCCCCGTACAACGGCACCGTCGTGCAGACCTCGCTGTCCAAGGAGGACGAGGCCGAGCTGGTCAGGGACCTCGGCGGCCACTGA
- a CDS encoding endonuclease domain-containing protein produces MPESVQQWWARRQFSRGLDVPYAVGTYRAAWAAYPELIRQYHPELNHGIVLSQIPLAADVLLCWECAVGHLFAATPTEQRERPGRVRRRSSWCPECAALARPQPVILGEARALPARPKKPAPALCTKTPALPTGTAFLSACAPKPASAAEGKLRQALAERLVFPDELNAIKVGRPFFRHTEVWPDILLPELRIAVEYDTVGRHGLEHVGKREETDRRKDRAVRSAGWEVVRLRMGKLEPLGPFDLPLASVGTAGITRLIDRLRDIRGALMVDAYLR; encoded by the coding sequence GTGCCCGAGTCCGTGCAGCAGTGGTGGGCGAGACGGCAGTTCTCGCGCGGACTCGACGTGCCTTACGCGGTCGGGACGTACCGGGCGGCGTGGGCGGCTTACCCCGAGCTCATCCGGCAGTACCACCCGGAGCTCAACCACGGCATCGTGCTCTCGCAGATCCCGCTGGCCGCCGATGTCCTGCTCTGCTGGGAGTGCGCCGTCGGGCACCTGTTCGCGGCGACGCCGACCGAGCAGCGCGAGCGTCCGGGGCGGGTCCGACGGCGCTCGTCCTGGTGTCCGGAGTGCGCGGCGCTGGCGCGGCCGCAGCCGGTGATCCTCGGAGAGGCGCGTGCGCTCCCCGCCCGTCCGAAGAAGCCGGCACCGGCGCTCTGCACCAAGACTCCTGCGCTGCCGACGGGAACCGCGTTCCTGAGCGCATGCGCTCCGAAGCCGGCCTCGGCGGCGGAGGGGAAGCTCCGGCAGGCACTGGCCGAACGGCTGGTGTTCCCCGACGAGCTCAACGCGATCAAGGTCGGGCGGCCCTTCTTCCGGCATACGGAGGTGTGGCCCGACATCCTGCTCCCCGAGCTGCGCATCGCGGTCGAGTACGACACGGTCGGCCGGCACGGGCTGGAGCACGTCGGCAAGCGGGAGGAGACGGACCGCCGGAAGGACCGCGCGGTCCGCAGCGCCGGATGGGAGGTCGTCCGGCTGCGCATGGGGAAGCTGGAGCCCCTGGGCCCGTTCGACCTTCCCCTCGCCTCCGTGGGCACAGCCGGGATCACCCGGCTCATCGACCGGCTCCGCGACATCCGCGGCGCCCTGATGGTCGACGCCTATCTGCGCTGA
- the aztA gene encoding zinc ABC transporter ATP-binding protein AztA, with amino-acid sequence MTTLSSTTDPSVCLDGVSVWFGERDALRDLTLSIGVGEVVAVSGPNGAGKSTLLEVVAGVRSPTRGRRSVTGRIAFVPQRAVVPPGLPLTARDVVEVGTWGRLGAFRRRDQRARHAVEAAMERTAVQALGRRPFAELSGGQQQRVLLAQGLAAGAAVLLLDEPTTALDAESVQRIRAVLREEAERGATVICVTHDAGLIAAADHGIALLDGVRQADPRRRDARTAVRSETVPHVEVGECGDVDVSAR; translated from the coding sequence ATGACGACGCTCTCATCGACCACCGACCCCTCGGTGTGCCTGGACGGTGTCTCCGTGTGGTTCGGGGAGCGCGATGCGCTGCGCGACCTCACCCTGTCGATCGGAGTCGGAGAGGTCGTCGCCGTCTCCGGCCCGAACGGCGCCGGGAAGTCGACCCTTCTCGAGGTCGTCGCCGGCGTGCGTTCACCGACGCGAGGGCGGCGGAGCGTGACGGGCCGGATCGCCTTCGTGCCGCAGCGCGCCGTGGTGCCTCCCGGCCTGCCGCTCACGGCGCGAGATGTCGTGGAGGTGGGTACGTGGGGGCGCCTCGGCGCCTTCCGGCGGCGGGATCAGCGTGCGCGCCACGCGGTCGAGGCGGCGATGGAACGCACGGCCGTGCAGGCTCTGGGGCGTCGTCCGTTCGCGGAGCTCTCCGGTGGCCAGCAGCAGCGGGTGCTGCTGGCTCAGGGGCTGGCGGCAGGCGCGGCGGTCCTCCTGCTGGACGAGCCGACGACCGCTCTGGATGCGGAATCGGTCCAGCGGATCCGGGCCGTGCTGCGCGAGGAGGCCGAGCGCGGAGCGACCGTGATCTGCGTCACGCACGACGCCGGGCTGATCGCGGCGGCCGACCACGGGATCGCCCTCCTCGACGGGGTGCGCCAGGCCGATCCGCGTCGCCGGGACGCGCGCACGGCGGTGCGGTCAGAGACCGTGCCCCATGTCGAAGTCGGAGAGTGCGGGGATGTCGATGTCTCCGCGCGATGA
- the aztB gene encoding zinc ABC transporter permease AztB yields MTSSFSALLTPFTLEFFQRGLLGGALVAVLCGVVGTWVVVRGMAFLGEALAHGMLPGVALATVLGAPVLVGGALSAVAMSIGIGALQRRARLSYDTSIGLLFVAMLALGVIIISHSGSFATDATAILFGDILAITRADLLLLAAAAALGVIAATLCHRPFVALALDTRIATVLGLRPRWAQAALVGLVTLAVVASYQAVGSLLVVGLLLAPAVAAAQWTSRLPTRMVLASAFGVAAVLVGLLASWYAATAAGASVAAAAIGLAGLSWAVRAAVRTRHPFADRAAHPDPAPAS; encoded by the coding sequence GTGACCTCCTCGTTCTCCGCCCTCCTCACCCCGTTCACGCTCGAGTTCTTCCAGCGCGGGCTCCTCGGCGGCGCGCTCGTCGCGGTCCTCTGCGGGGTCGTCGGCACCTGGGTCGTCGTCCGAGGGATGGCGTTCCTCGGTGAGGCACTGGCCCACGGGATGCTGCCCGGTGTCGCGCTGGCGACAGTGCTCGGGGCTCCCGTCCTCGTGGGCGGAGCGCTCAGCGCCGTCGCGATGAGCATCGGCATCGGCGCCCTGCAACGACGCGCCCGGCTCTCCTACGACACGAGCATCGGTCTGCTGTTCGTCGCGATGCTGGCTCTGGGCGTCATCATCATCTCCCACTCGGGGAGCTTCGCCACGGACGCGACGGCCATCCTGTTCGGCGACATCCTCGCCATCACCCGCGCCGATCTCCTCCTGCTCGCCGCAGCCGCGGCACTGGGAGTGATCGCCGCCACCCTCTGCCACCGACCGTTCGTCGCGCTGGCCCTCGACACCCGGATCGCGACGGTGCTCGGGCTCCGTCCGCGGTGGGCCCAGGCGGCCCTGGTCGGGCTGGTGACCCTCGCGGTCGTGGCGTCGTACCAGGCGGTCGGCTCGCTGCTCGTCGTCGGTCTGCTCCTCGCTCCGGCGGTCGCCGCCGCACAGTGGACGTCGCGGCTGCCCACGCGCATGGTCCTGGCCTCCGCGTTCGGGGTCGCCGCGGTCCTCGTCGGGCTCCTCGCGTCCTGGTACGCGGCCACCGCGGCCGGAGCGTCCGTCGCCGCCGCCGCGATCGGGCTCGCCGGCCTCTCCTGGGCGGTGCGGGCCGCCGTGCGCACACGGCATCCGTTCGCCGACCGGGCCGCCCATCCCGACCCTGCTCCCGCCTCCTGA
- a CDS encoding ABC transporter, whose protein sequence is MRSRLLPLITLAALSLALTSCAGPAAQSPAAPSTPADGHGAIAGAEEVAEPQLGLTTVDDAGRVTHLDLLDESVTDIGAVAAPEGMATDGRYLFADTGDGVEVVDSGVWTWDHVDHFHYYRAEPALLGTVEGHGTATVATTNSSTTGGTGISFSGSGDAVLLDTEALSKGEIRELFRIERTPHAGLVVPVGSFALVTEADGEAGGSVVGHTAHGERTGLRESCVAPSGTITTRVGAVIGCADGALLAHVEDGAVVVDRIPYPEDAPAGAVTSFHNREGRPTVAGLAGPTDIRILDTRARAWTLLTAPAPLVQVTAVGDEDDTLLALAEDGRVLVLSALDGAVRAETAPLVAESVAGGATPVLIADQHRAYLSGPAEHRLFEIDYADGARVARTFDTTDAPAFVAETGR, encoded by the coding sequence GTGCGCTCCCGCCTCCTGCCCCTCATCACTCTCGCCGCCCTCTCCCTCGCCCTCACCTCCTGCGCCGGTCCCGCGGCGCAGAGCCCGGCCGCGCCCTCGACTCCCGCGGACGGGCACGGCGCGATCGCCGGAGCGGAAGAGGTCGCCGAACCGCAGCTCGGCCTCACGACCGTCGACGACGCGGGTCGGGTGACCCACCTCGACCTCCTGGATGAGAGCGTCACCGACATCGGTGCGGTCGCCGCCCCCGAGGGCATGGCCACCGATGGCCGGTACCTCTTCGCGGACACCGGCGACGGCGTCGAGGTCGTCGACAGCGGCGTCTGGACATGGGACCACGTCGACCATTTCCACTACTACCGGGCGGAGCCCGCGCTGCTCGGCACGGTCGAGGGCCACGGCACGGCAACGGTCGCGACGACGAACAGCTCGACCACCGGCGGCACGGGGATCTCCTTCTCCGGATCCGGTGACGCGGTCCTCCTCGATACGGAGGCCCTGTCGAAGGGGGAGATCCGTGAGCTGTTCCGCATCGAGCGCACTCCCCACGCGGGTCTGGTGGTACCGGTCGGGTCGTTCGCCCTCGTGACCGAGGCCGATGGTGAGGCGGGCGGATCCGTCGTCGGCCACACGGCACACGGCGAGCGCACCGGGCTCCGGGAGAGCTGCGTCGCGCCGAGCGGCACGATCACGACCAGGGTCGGAGCGGTGATCGGCTGCGCCGACGGCGCCCTGCTGGCTCACGTCGAGGACGGCGCCGTCGTCGTCGACCGCATCCCGTACCCGGAGGACGCGCCGGCCGGAGCCGTGACGTCCTTCCACAATCGTGAGGGGCGCCCCACGGTCGCCGGCCTCGCCGGGCCCACCGACATCCGCATCCTCGACACCCGGGCCCGGGCCTGGACCCTCCTCACCGCTCCGGCCCCACTCGTGCAGGTGACAGCCGTCGGCGATGAGGACGACACCCTGCTCGCCCTCGCGGAGGACGGCCGTGTGCTCGTGCTCAGCGCGCTCGACGGGGCGGTGCGAGCGGAGACGGCGCCGCTGGTGGCGGAGTCGGTGGCGGGGGGAGCCACCCCGGTCCTCATCGCCGACCAGCACCGTGCCTACCTCAGCGGCCCGGCGGAGCACCGGCTGTTCGAGATCGACTACGCCGACGGCGCCCGCGTCGCGAGGACCTTCGACACGACCGACGCCCCGGCCTTCGTCGCCGAGACGGGGCGCTGA
- the aztC gene encoding zinc ABC transporter substrate-binding protein AztC: MRFLRVLTATALAACAAATLTSCATPADTRPVVVVSTNILGDVVGELVGGQARVVTLMKPNADPHSFEISAQEAATLRDADLLVSNGLGLEEGLQQHLDAAVAAEVPSFVAGDAIEVLDYRDGDAAGMPDAHFWTDPARMIDVVDALEPALAALDGIDADTLAADVADYREELTTLDAEMTVAFARIPDERRALVTNHHVFGYLADRFDFEVVGAVIPGGTTLAAPSASDLADLVGAVEDTGVPAVFAESSSPDRLVQALAEEADVHVEVIELFTESLTAEDGGAPDYLTMMRVNTERISSGLTR, translated from the coding sequence ATGCGCTTCCTCCGCGTTCTCACCGCCACGGCGCTCGCCGCGTGCGCCGCTGCCACCCTGACCTCCTGCGCCACCCCTGCCGACACGCGACCGGTGGTGGTCGTCTCGACGAACATCCTGGGCGACGTGGTCGGCGAGCTCGTCGGGGGTCAGGCTCGCGTCGTCACCCTCATGAAGCCGAACGCGGACCCGCACTCGTTCGAGATCTCGGCGCAGGAGGCCGCCACGCTCCGGGACGCCGACCTCCTCGTCTCCAACGGGCTCGGGCTCGAGGAGGGCCTGCAGCAGCATCTCGACGCGGCCGTCGCCGCGGAGGTGCCGTCCTTCGTCGCCGGCGACGCGATCGAGGTGCTGGACTACCGCGACGGCGACGCCGCGGGAATGCCCGATGCGCACTTCTGGACCGACCCCGCGCGCATGATCGACGTCGTCGATGCCCTGGAGCCCGCCCTGGCCGCGCTCGACGGGATCGACGCCGACACCCTCGCCGCGGACGTCGCCGACTACCGCGAGGAGCTCACGACGCTCGACGCCGAGATGACCGTCGCATTCGCCCGAATCCCGGACGAACGCCGGGCGCTCGTGACCAACCATCACGTCTTCGGCTACCTCGCCGACCGCTTCGATTTCGAGGTCGTCGGCGCCGTGATCCCGGGCGGAACCACGCTCGCGGCACCCTCGGCCTCCGACCTCGCCGACCTCGTGGGCGCCGTGGAGGACACGGGCGTGCCCGCCGTCTTCGCGGAGTCCTCCTCCCCCGACCGCCTCGTCCAGGCGCTCGCCGAGGAGGCCGACGTCCACGTCGAGGTGATCGAGCTGTTCACCGAGTCGCTCACCGCGGAAGACGGCGGCGCCCCGGACTACCTGACCATGATGCGCGTCAACACCGAGCGCATCTCCTCCGGTCTCACCCGTTGA
- the aztD gene encoding zinc metallochaperone AztD, giving the protein MKTLPLRRALAGAVALGAAVTLAACSTSPGSGSAGSDAPESDPGPRVAISYEGGILVLDGETLDTVAGFDSEPFTRLNPAGDGRHVMVTMSEGFQVLDTGAGSTDDAALTDTVFEADIPGHVVRHGGKTILYADGTSDTTIFDTAALGDDGLPEVETIDGVEAHHGVSVLLEDGTFLTTVGDADGRSGIVVRDAEGTEIAASDQCPGVHGEGTASDEVVVFGCEDGALVYKDGEITKLAAPDQPYGRMGNAYVSETSPIVVGDYKNDPDAEGYLLDAVTLIDTAAMTSEVVSLPEGAEYTFRDVVRGPDDLAYILGADGAIHVLDPETGEITDSYPVIEAWEGPAEWQDPHPAIVVAGDIAYVTEPAADSVHAVNLSTGEVLASTELEVTPNEIAPAAG; this is encoded by the coding sequence ATGAAGACACTCCCCCTGCGCCGGGCGCTGGCCGGGGCGGTCGCCCTCGGCGCCGCCGTGACGCTCGCCGCCTGCTCGACCAGCCCCGGGTCCGGCTCCGCCGGAAGCGATGCCCCGGAGTCGGACCCCGGCCCCCGGGTGGCCATCTCGTACGAGGGCGGCATCCTCGTCCTCGACGGGGAGACCCTCGACACCGTCGCCGGCTTCGATTCGGAGCCGTTCACCCGCCTGAACCCGGCGGGCGACGGTCGCCACGTCATGGTGACGATGAGCGAGGGCTTCCAGGTACTCGACACCGGAGCCGGGTCGACCGATGACGCGGCGCTGACCGACACGGTGTTCGAGGCCGACATCCCCGGCCACGTGGTCCGTCACGGCGGCAAGACCATCCTCTACGCCGACGGCACGAGCGACACCACGATCTTCGACACCGCCGCCCTCGGCGACGACGGCCTCCCGGAAGTGGAGACCATCGACGGCGTCGAGGCGCACCACGGCGTCTCGGTGCTGCTGGAGGACGGCACGTTCCTCACCACGGTGGGCGATGCGGACGGTCGCAGCGGCATCGTGGTGCGCGATGCGGAGGGCACGGAGATCGCGGCGTCCGATCAGTGCCCCGGCGTCCACGGCGAAGGCACGGCGTCCGACGAGGTCGTCGTCTTCGGCTGCGAGGACGGCGCGCTCGTCTACAAGGACGGCGAGATCACCAAGCTCGCCGCCCCGGACCAGCCGTACGGCCGCATGGGCAACGCCTACGTGAGCGAGACGAGCCCGATCGTGGTGGGCGACTACAAGAACGATCCCGACGCCGAGGGGTACCTGCTCGACGCCGTAACGCTCATCGACACCGCGGCGATGACGTCCGAGGTCGTGTCCCTGCCGGAGGGAGCGGAGTACACCTTCCGCGACGTCGTGCGGGGGCCGGACGACCTGGCCTACATCCTCGGCGCCGACGGTGCCATCCATGTGCTCGACCCCGAGACCGGGGAGATCACCGACTCCTACCCCGTCATCGAGGCGTGGGAAGGGCCGGCCGAGTGGCAGGACCCGCACCCCGCCATCGTCGTCGCCGGTGACATCGCCTACGTGACCGAGCCCGCCGCGGACAGCGTGCACGCGGTGAACCTCAGCACGGGCGAGGTGCTCGCGAGCACCGAGCTGGAGGTCACCCCGAACG